A region from the Arachis ipaensis cultivar K30076 chromosome B01, Araip1.1, whole genome shotgun sequence genome encodes:
- the LOC107627496 gene encoding BTB/POZ domain-containing protein At5g67385-like — protein MIDCDQEKTAAGNLFSNKKGLTFSNMRRTSEWIFSHELPSDITVQVGEDCFLLHKFPLVTKCGYIRKLVSQSSEVDASFIEINDVPGGADAFELAAKFCYGINFEISIENIAILHCVAEYLEMTEDISIGNLASRTESYLNEVALETIPGAVSVLSVSETLFPAAEKAKLVSQCVDAIAYIACKESQFCSSAKSDGGSNDWVMSSSLDSRLRPVVEWWAEDLTVLRIDIFRRVILAMLARGFKQHAIGPILMLYAQKSLRGLEIFGKGWKKIDEPTDEQEKRIVVETIVNLLPNEKNAMSVSFLAMLLRASIYLGTTVSCRLDLERRMAVQLDQAVLDDLLIPSYSYSSDTLFDVDTVQRIMVNYLESDCSIYNGDDEYFLPSRPYLGHVGKLMEGYLAEVASDKNLLVSKFISLAELIPDQERTAEDGMYRAIDIYLKAHPTLSEMERKKICSLMDCQKLSRDACAHAAQNNRLPVQTVVQVLYHEQQRLRETSEEWDRSDSIIIPTTTSNEASNLRRENEELRVEVAKLKMKLKEIQKFALVSASGSSSATNSSASPCFSEKPPLQRKSFMSSVSKKLGRLSPLFQRADYNYAATIPSETKVDKNRRHSIS, from the exons ATGATTGATTGTGATCAAGAGAAAACCGCTGCGGGTAACTTGTTTTCCAATAAGAAGGGCCTTACTTTCAGTAACATGAGGAGGACAAGTGAATG GATTTTTTCCCATGAGCTTCCTAGTGATATCACTGTTCAAGTTGGAGAAGATTGCTTTTTGTTACACAAG TTTCCGTTAGTCACCAAGTGTGGATACATAAGGAAACTTGTGTCACAATCAAGTGAGGTTGATGCTTCCTTCATTGAAATCAATGATGTCCCTGGTGGAGCAGACGCATTTGAACTCGCGGCGAAGTTCTGCTACGGCATAAATTTCGAAATAAGTATCGAAAACATTGCTATACTTCACTGTGTGGCAGAGTATCTTGAAATGACAGAGGATATCTCAATTGGAAACTTGGCGTCAAGGACTGAATCTTACTTGAATGAAGTAGCATTGGAGACCATTCCAGGGGCTGTATCGGTCCTGAGTGTGTCGGAAACTCTGTTTCCAGCTGCGGAGAAGGCGAAATTGGTGAGCCAGTGTGTGGATGCTATTGCATACATAGCCTGCAAGGAAAGCCAGTTTTGTTCGTCGGCTAAAAGTGATGGCGGTAGCAATGATTGGGTCAtgtcttcctccttggattcgcgCCTGCGGCCGGTGGTTGAATGGTGGGCTGAAGATCTAACGGTTCTAAGAATTGATATTTTCCGGAGAGTCATACTTGCAATGCTGGCAAGAGGGTTCAAGCAGCATGCTATTGGTCCTATTCTAATGTTGTATGCACAAAAATCTCTAAGAGGCTTG GAGATATTTGGAAAGGGATGGAAAAAAATTGATGAACCAACGGATGAGCAGGAGAAAAGGATTGTTGTAGAGACAATAGTGAATCTCTTACCAAATGAGAAGAACGCCATGTCAGTTAGCTTTCTCGCTATGCTACTTCGAGCATCCATATATCTTGGAACAACCGTTTCTTGCAGGCTTGATCTGGAGAGGAGGATGGCCGTGCAGTTAGACCAGGCCGTTTTAGATGATCTTCTTATTCCTTCTTATTCATATTCTTCCGACACGTTGTTCGACGTGGATACGGTGCAGCGGATCATGGTGAATTATCTGGAGTCTGATTGTTCAATTTACAACGGAGATGATGAATACTTTTTGCCTTCCCGGCCATACCTCGGCCACGTTGGGAAGTTGATGGAAGGCTACCTTGCTGAAGTAGCCTCAGACAAGAACTTGTTAGTGTCCAAGTTCATCAGTCTTGCTGAATTGATTCCTGATCAAGAAAGAACAGCTGAAGATGGAATGTATAGAGCCATTGACATCTATCTTAAG GCTCATCCTACTCTAAGTGAAATGGAGAGAAAGAAAATTTGCAGTTTGATGGACTGCCAGAAACTATCACGAGATGCATGCGCTCACGCCGCGCAAAACAATCGGCTTCCTGTGCAAACGGTGGTTCAAGTTCTCTACCACGAACAGCAACGCCTTCGCGAAACCAGCGAAGAATGGGATCGTTCTGATTCCATTATTATTCCAACAACAACATCCAATGAAGCATCCAACTTGAGAAGGGAAAATGAAGAGCTTCGAGTCGAGGTTGCAAAATTGAAGATGAAACTAAAAGAGATTCAGAAATTTGCACTTGTATCAGCAAGTGGTAGTAGTTCTGCAACAAATTCTAGTGCTTCGCCTTGTTTCTCTGAGAAGCCTCCCCTTCAACGAAAGTCGTTCATGAGTTCAGTGTCAAAGAAACTTGGTCGCCTTTCGCCGTTATTTCAACGTGCAGATTATAATTATGCTGCCACAATCCCTTCCGAAACGAAAGTAGATAAGAACAGACGCCATTCCATATCTTGA